Genomic DNA from Marispirochaeta aestuarii:
GGGAACGCGCTTGTTGATAAGTTCCGCGGGAAAACTCAATTGTTTACCCGTTCAACATACTCCCGGGTCTCGGTATTCACCATGATTCTCTCGCCCTGCTTGATGAAGATCGGAACCTTTACGGAGAGCCCGGTTTCCACCTTTACGACCTTGGTGGCGCCGGTAACCGTGTCGCCCTTGACGGCGTCTTCGGCCTCGGTTACCTCGTAGACCACCTTGTAGGGTATCTTGATATCGATGGGTTTGCCTTCCCAGAAGACCACGCGGTAGGTTTCGCCGTCCTTCATGAAAAGACCCTTGTCTTCCATGCCGCCTGCAGCGGAAACCTCGAACTGTTCATAGGTCGATGCGTCCATGAAATGGTAGTTCTCACCGTCGGAATAGAGGTACTGGCAGTCGTGGTCTTCCACGATGCACTCCTCCACAGTGTCCTGGGTTTTGTAGGTCGGTTTCAGGACCGAACCGGAAACCACGTGTTTGAGCTTTAAACGTACGAAGGCTGAACCCTTGCCGGGGTTGACAAACTCCCGCTCAACAACGGCATAGGGTTCGCCCTTTT
This window encodes:
- the efp gene encoding elongation factor P, with product MIKAGQIDQGMFLLEKGEPYAVVEREFVNPGKGSAFVRLKLKHVVSGSVLKPTYKTQDTVEECIVEDHDCQYLYSDGENYHFMDASTYEQFEVSAAGGMEDKGLFMKDGETYRVVFWEGKPIDIKIPYKVVYEVTEAEDAVKGDTVTGATKVVKVETGLSVKVPIFIKQGERIMVNTETREYVERVNN